A region of Schistosoma mansoni strain Puerto Rico chromosome 1, complete genome DNA encodes the following proteins:
- a CDS encoding metal dependent hydrolase-related produces MGSIITSEKRIGTHNGCFHCDEVLAVVLLKYLPEYRNATVVRSRDPDILSACDIVVDVGGVYDPETLRFDHHQRDFSLTWSQYFGVKMWDVKLSSAGLVYVHFGKRVLSVLTGLEIGHEVLEKIYMKIYESFILEIDGQDNGIAQSKVPLKYNIGTSLYCRVRRLNPWWNNESEESETAFQRAINLVSREFLDTVDYFTNCWWPARNIVAKAMNCRGDVDSSKTIIVLDRSCPWKSHLFDLEREERAETVVYPEPLHQASYRPIPKFPPQILFVILPSDGNWVVQGVPKDKFDIRLPFPNDWRSLQDDQLCAMTGISGCIFVHNSGHLGSNKTLDGAIEMARFVVNESKLQTENVIRTALTPPKFSRGRGRKSFVNNRNKKH; encoded by the exons ATGGGCTCTATAATAACAAGTGAAAAACGAATTGGAACTCATAACGGCTGCTTCCACTGTGACGAGGTGTTAGCAGTTGTCCTACTAAAATATCTTCCTGAATACAGAAATGCTACCGTAGTGCGATCCCGCGATCCGGACATACTGTCTGCTTGCGATATAGTCGTTGACGTTGGTGGTGTTTACGACCCTGAAACACTTCGTTTTGATCATCATCAGAG GGATTTCTCGTTAACATGGTCCCAATATTTCGGCGTGAAAATGTGGGATGTTAAACTGAGCAGTGCTGGACTGGTGTACGTACATTTTGGGAAAAGAGTACTATCTGTACTAACTGGCCTTGAAATTGGACACGAAGTTCTAGAAAAGATATACATGAAA ATATACGAATCGTTCATTTTAGAAATTGATGGGCAGGACAACGGTATTGCACAGTCTAAAGTTCCCTTGAA GTACAATATAGGCACTAGTTTATATTGCAGAGTTCGACGACTTAATCCTTGGTGGAATAACGAGTCAGAAGAATCAGAA ACTGCATTCCAAAGAGCAATCAATTTAGTCAGTCGTGAATTCCTTGATACCGTGGACTACTTTACCAATTGCTGGTGGCCTGCACGAAATATTGTAGCTAAAGCAATGAATTGTCGTGGAGATGTAGATTCATCGAAAACTATTATAGTACTAGATAGATCTTGTCCATGGAAGAGCCATCTATTTGACTTGGAGCGTGAAGAACGTGCGGAAACAGTTGTTTATCCAGAACCACTCCATCAAGCAAGTTATCGTCCCATACCAAAGTTTCCCCCTCAAATTCTCTTTGTCATACTACCATCAGATGGTAATTGGGTTGTTCAAGGCGTACCAAAAGACAAGTTCGACATTCG GTTACCATTCCCTAACGACTGGCGTTCACTGCAAGATGATCAATTGTGTGCAATGACGGGAATATCAGGTTGCATTTTTGTGCATAACAGTGGTCATTTAGGTTCTAATAAAACACTTGACGGTGCAATTGAAATGGCACGTTTTGTTGTAAATGAATCAAAACTTCAAACGGAGAATGTTATTCGAACTGCCTTAACTCCGCCAAAGTTCAGTCGTGGTCGTGGTCGCAAGTCTTTTGTAAATAACCGTAATAAAAAGCATTAG